In Candidatus Defluviilinea proxima, a single genomic region encodes these proteins:
- a CDS encoding GNAT family N-acetyltransferase, with translation MYIRALFQFGGIGVGCWLDNPLNKILPDSPDYDGFTLYFTERSSAETNLETLVSQLPSNYALVSRDEHLFKKSFDYDSTLASFDSIENVMQYTLGVSLVQDDYLVCEAATGAPTHGLMEVGVTTHENYRQKGLATIACAKLIETCEMQGYSTWWDCAKQNTPSVRLAKKLGYQNEKEYRYAWWEKR, from the coding sequence ATCTATATTCGGGCACTTTTTCAATTTGGCGGTATCGGTGTTGGGTGTTGGTTAGACAATCCGCTAAATAAAATACTCCCCGACAGCCCAGATTATGATGGATTTACTTTATATTTCACTGAGCGCTCATCTGCAGAAACGAACTTAGAAACACTTGTTTCGCAACTTCCGTCAAATTATGCTTTGGTATCCCGTGATGAGCACTTGTTTAAAAAATCTTTTGACTATGATTCAACTCTTGCATCTTTTGATTCAATAGAAAATGTCATGCAATACACGCTTGGGGTATCATTAGTTCAAGATGATTATTTGGTCTGTGAAGCGGCGACGGGCGCACCCACGCATGGGTTAATGGAAGTCGGAGTAACCACCCATGAAAATTATCGTCAAAAAGGTCTTGCCACAATAGCGTGTGCAAAACTTATTGAAACATGCGAAATGCAAGGGTATTCAACATGGTGGGATTGCGCAAAACAAAATACACCGTCTGTGCGTCTTGCAAAAAAACTTGGTTATCAAAACGAGAAAGAATATAGATATGCGTGGTGGGAGAAAAGATGA
- a CDS encoding N-6 DNA methylase — protein MSEEIIQKNYEKHGEPFGSFEFYNIGKSSIENLKKYKIVPNKDYGVYGNKSPDALICDRKKLSSVSVICVIEHKQPSSFDTAEKRQKAFEQCNDYCQTLEAKIGIITDGISAFWINPTIALDQAEHVYKDGSAKIQRGFSFIKNDNGTFFNPHFDHSSSETIDTINLLLRAIDKTNSVIRPKNTVSPSTLAKQVWQSVWLATGDDPKKCLMTFTELFIFKFLSDLEVLKIDDNGNNVDFDSVLQKGKTHCLKYYLSNVRPYIKKIFPSHDDGTTIINGLSLKNDQNQDGLFFDILTAFNTFGKLENIDPDFKSRLFEDFLKGTTGKKQLAQFFTPRNVIKAMTEIANVKNLPDNSKMGDPACGVGGFVIETILNRRTNNKQDFHVDKKSIKSSISYSGYDYDDLTIILAKANLLITLTELLAENPKMTHEFSELLSNIFVLEDKSIIGSLEIQEPQKYNLIMSNPPYVLRGTSVYRDYIRQHGELSKYYPTTSVGKEGLFVQKILQELARSGEAFVILPDGFFYRATDNELKKKILELCFVKCIISLPEKTFYATRKKTYILGLQRKDSDKSLQDFPVFSAIARTIGETLDADRIRQSDNDLIPITREYKYFHADRAGYQNRLANIKAIPIESFTNNLNWLIENYWTIDEKIELGILEDDSGVSDNDLFENIDFFQEKLDEIKKTLEKELNVDIGIKSSHLPIQLTDKKYFKHYSAYSATNLDLTKIKYSEIDTKNPNDIPLYSAARKPVAYIKRQAKEPLKATKEHPHISFATDGESSAGTHIFFHESEYYVNASRASFEVIDDKILPEYVLCYIQDIKKKYGYDFKHKATWNNISEIEILIPTTESGEFDLDAQKKFAEHYVRVHELKHKIFNAFLKR, from the coding sequence ATGAGCGAAGAAATCATCCAGAAAAATTACGAGAAACATGGAGAGCCTTTTGGCTCTTTTGAGTTTTATAACATTGGCAAGAGCAGTATTGAAAATCTGAAAAAATATAAAATCGTTCCAAATAAAGATTATGGGGTTTACGGAAACAAATCTCCAGACGCTTTAATTTGCGACAGGAAAAAACTTTCTTCAGTTTCGGTAATTTGCGTTATTGAACATAAACAACCTTCCAGTTTTGACACGGCTGAAAAACGGCAAAAAGCATTTGAGCAATGCAATGATTATTGTCAAACTTTGGAAGCGAAAATCGGAATTATCACAGATGGAATTTCTGCATTTTGGATAAACCCAACTATTGCACTTGACCAAGCAGAGCATGTTTACAAGGACGGAAGCGCAAAAATTCAACGTGGCTTTTCGTTTATCAAGAATGACAATGGAACTTTTTTCAATCCTCATTTTGACCATTCCAGTTCAGAAACCATTGACACTATTAACTTGCTTCTAAGGGCAATTGATAAGACAAATAGTGTTATTCGCCCTAAAAACACCGTTTCCCCGTCCACACTGGCTAAACAAGTTTGGCAATCTGTATGGTTAGCAACTGGTGACGACCCAAAAAAATGTTTGATGACATTCACAGAACTTTTTATTTTCAAGTTTCTTAGCGACTTGGAAGTTTTGAAAATTGACGACAATGGAAACAATGTTGATTTTGACAGCGTTCTCCAAAAAGGCAAAACTCATTGCCTGAAATATTATCTCAGCAATGTCAGACCATATATCAAGAAAATTTTTCCTTCACATGACGATGGCACGACCATTATCAACGGTTTGAGTTTGAAAAATGACCAAAATCAAGACGGGTTATTTTTCGATATTTTGACAGCATTTAACACCTTTGGGAAACTCGAAAACATTGACCCCGATTTCAAAAGTCGCTTGTTTGAAGATTTTCTAAAAGGAACGACAGGCAAAAAGCAACTGGCGCAGTTTTTCACACCAAGAAACGTCATTAAGGCAATGACAGAGATTGCAAACGTAAAAAATCTTCCCGACAATAGCAAGATGGGCGACCCTGCTTGCGGCGTTGGTGGTTTTGTCATAGAAACAATTTTGAACAGACGAACCAACAACAAGCAAGATTTTCACGTTGATAAAAAATCTATCAAGTCGAGCATTTCTTATAGTGGCTATGATTACGACGACTTAACAATAATTCTGGCTAAAGCCAACTTGTTGATTACGCTTACAGAATTACTTGCAGAAAACCCGAAGATGACTCATGAGTTTTCTGAGTTATTGAGCAACATTTTTGTGTTGGAAGATAAAAGCATTATCGGCTCTTTGGAAATTCAAGAACCTCAAAAATACAATTTGATAATGTCGAATCCCCCATACGTTTTACGGGGAACAAGCGTTTACCGTGATTACATTCGCCAACATGGGGAATTATCAAAATACTATCCTACAACATCCGTAGGAAAAGAAGGTCTATTCGTACAGAAAATTTTACAGGAACTTGCCAGAAGCGGAGAAGCGTTTGTAATTTTGCCCGATGGATTCTTTTACAGAGCCACCGACAATGAGTTAAAGAAGAAAATTCTTGAATTGTGTTTCGTCAAATGTATTATTTCTCTCCCAGAAAAAACCTTTTATGCTACAAGAAAGAAAACCTATATCTTAGGGCTTCAAAGAAAAGACTCTGACAAATCTTTGCAAGATTTCCCCGTTTTTTCTGCTATTGCGAGAACCATCGGAGAAACACTGGACGCAGACAGAATTCGACAATCGGACAATGATTTAATTCCTATCACCCGTGAATATAAGTATTTCCACGCAGACAGAGCAGGTTATCAAAACAGGTTAGCAAATATCAAAGCCATTCCGATTGAAAGTTTCACAAATAATCTTAATTGGCTAATCGAAAACTACTGGACAATTGACGAGAAAATTGAACTCGGAATTTTAGAAGATGATTCTGGCGTCAGCGACAATGATTTATTTGAAAACATTGACTTCTTCCAAGAAAAACTTGACGAAATAAAAAAGACTCTTGAAAAAGAATTGAATGTAGATATTGGAATCAAAAGCAGTCATTTGCCCATTCAGTTAACGGACAAAAAATATTTCAAGCATTATTCCGCTTATTCCGCTACAAATCTTGACTTGACCAAAATAAAGTATTCAGAGATAGACACAAAGAATCCAAATGATATTCCCCTTTATTCTGCGGCTAGAAAACCAGTTGCCTACATAAAGAGACAAGCAAAAGAACCGTTGAAGGCTACCAAAGAACATCCTCACATATCATTTGCAACAGATGGTGAAAGTAGCGCAGGCACACACATATTCTTCCACGAAAGCGAATATTATGTAAATGCGTCCAGAGCATCTTTTGAAGTAATTGATGATAAGATTTTGCCAGAATACGTTTTGTGCTACATTCAAGATATAAAGAAGAAGTACGGTTATGACTTCAAGCACAAAGCAACTTGGAACAATATTTCAGAAATAGAAATTTTGATACCAACCACTGAAAGCGGAGAATTTGACCTCGACGCTCAAAAGAAATTTGCCGAACATTATGTCAGAGTGCATGAATTAAAGCACAAAATATTCAATGCCTTTTTGAAAAGGTAA
- a CDS encoding DUF4279 domain-containing protein has protein sequence MNSIEQNSLFAYNDSYPTCHSTHATLCVYLPDSYDPNTLSTKLGIQPSRTQVKGEIYKGKVREWPTAWFLESETKLQSKDIRRHISWLIDQIEGKSEFIRQLQSEGSEMKISCFWVSAFGHGGPMLDAEIMKRLAELNVGVGFDIYFDGDEPGENQVASRI, from the coding sequence ATGAATTCGATTGAACAAAACTCCCTCTTCGCCTACAATGATTCATATCCAACATGCCACTCGACACACGCGACATTGTGTGTCTATCTTCCTGACTCCTATGATCCAAATACGCTTTCTACAAAACTGGGCATACAACCTTCCAGGACACAAGTAAAAGGAGAAATCTACAAAGGCAAGGTACGAGAGTGGCCGACCGCATGGTTTCTAGAATCGGAAACCAAGCTTCAGTCAAAAGATATCAGGCGACATATTAGTTGGCTCATTGACCAAATAGAAGGTAAATCAGAATTTATTCGCCAGTTACAATCAGAAGGTTCTGAAATGAAAATATCCTGTTTCTGGGTATCAGCGTTTGGACATGGTGGTCCAATGTTGGATGCAGAGATCATGAAAAGATTGGCTGAATTGAATGTAGGAGTAGGTTTTGACATTTATTTCGATGGGGATGAACCTGGTGAAAATCAGGTTGCATCAAGGATTTAG